A region from the Linepithema humile isolate Giens D197 chromosome 1, Lhum_UNIL_v1.0, whole genome shotgun sequence genome encodes:
- the nej gene encoding histone lysine acetyltransferase CREBBP isoform X1, translated as MADHLVDGPPPKRPKLDPFQGPSDSTVGMAPLMMHHAYTNYGGGGSNIQQIQGPPQQLHLQQHQMQQWNNSLQKRNYITNPDTMFDIENDLPDDLLSSGSWGSATESTKPPATGPGPGQQNGALDSELRQHVQQQQLSHHLIQQQVCVKGNKNLVANSLVMAAGTLGNKSPNMQSPPNVSVSKGVVDPQMVVSLGNLPSSIASSLANNQMSIANSMGSLQSSMSMAGSNPAMSMPGGMNSGLVMTSTASGNNNMGGMAGGSLIVTNSLNKQPLNTVTMMGPNTQAIHHPSGPQGVTQMQNGPGMMNTRAVAMQQQQQAHMVGPARGQSPHQQVHQVGIVGPNQGPRMQGPPNMANMPNMGQIGASSPYGYGNPSSGGPGPGVTVCANNPIGVVKPQQKGVGTNMTAMQAAAASRFTGTAGPIGTPNVVGGQEGGTATQQAQPSAPSPAQPQSGAPTGGQPGPQQATQGQMTGTGAPTGPTKSTPDPEKCRLIQQQLVLLLHAHKCQRRENAQANGEIRQCNLPDCKTMKNVLNHMTSCQAGKNCTVAHCSMSRQIISHWKHCNRGDCPVCLPIKQANKNRTNSVQVSAIQPNNQPNPSPSEMRRAYDALGIQCPTTTPGLLPGQGVGRGVRMPAPGMAGPPGTLGNVRLPQPQTQSVYTKQEAKGAVYVSAASGQSVVGAGQQVVAPNVSLPLNSDPSTVGVAGNQTAPTTGSTSAAAAAAANIQQSVNMQTLFGLNESGQPSVIGAENRLANLQLPPGCVPPGQVTAQPVQGTKEWHLSVTPDLRNHLVHKLVQAIFPTPDPQAMLDKRMHNLVAYARKVEGDMYEMANSRSEYYHLLAEKIYKIQKELVFNYVLKLRNMVRESRLNDFSTTDEKRQKRKEQQQLQQAQQQQQQPQPPQPAGTSGPGLRPCAPPNVGAVLPGSSKPVGTVPPTLRSHSPSMGQLGTIPAMAIQQHSRMQFPQQQQAQQQQQAQQQQQQQQQVQAQQQIQQQQQQQQQQGILVGPPGPSPNGQSTSNTNMVPNPGLSPFGQPQMSQANLTTTTASNNAMTSQFSTSNGTATGLPNTSPIQNQHQFPDLMKVRLAQAQVQAAQQQQQQQQQQQQQQQQQQQQQQQSQNQQSQPASTPSQVGTPVSSIPQAPSPFSGMQQPSAQQQQQQQPPNQQFPTRPLSASTPNDNGIAASTPQTIPPPASSGPSPTGSVSATTTGTTNGPQSTTSTPNTPLVPSLMTPNQTVSSASNQTPPHSGPTPSPAGLASLGKGMTSQERAALNTPRNTSMSSQMAAITAALDRDNSPSPPMSNNKGKLDSIKEEVTIKMEIKQEPEEPQNHRMDGGKSVNNEIIIKTEPKTEPMEEGSNEAIVKEEPASIKEESMTPVSSQDASASDIKPMVPEPIQPSGTSTDKKKCLFKPDELRQALMPTLEKLYRQDPESIPFRQPVDPQALGIPDYPTIVKKPMDLSTIKKKLDTEKYSDPWEYVDDVWMMFDNAWLYNRKTSRVYRYCTKLSEVFEQEIDPVMQALGYCCGRKYTFNPQVLCCYGKQLCTIPRDAKYYSYQNSSLKGIGLLSDRYTFCQKCFNDIPGDTVTLGDDPTQPQTAIKKEQFQEMKNDHLELEPFVTCTDCGRRVHQICVLHMETIWPLGFTCDNCLKKKGQKRKENKFNAKRLPVTKLGTYIETRVNNFLKKKEAGAGEVAIRVVASSDKVVEVKPGMRSRFVENGDMPGEFPYRAKALFAFEEVDGTDVCFFGMHVQEYGSECTPPNTRRVYIAYLDSVHFFRPRQFRTAVYHEILLGYLDYAKQLGYTMAHIWACPPSEGDDYIFHCHPAEQKIPKPKRLQEWYKKMLDKGMVERIVLDYKDILKQAMEDRLSSAADLPYFEGDFWPNVLEESIKELDQEEEEKRKQAEAAEAAAAAANAIFSLSEDSETPDGKKKGQKKAKKSNKSKANQRKNSKKSNTPQTGNDLSAKIFATMEKHKEVFFVIRLHSAQSAASLAPIQDPDPVINCDLMDGRDAFLTMARERHYEFSSLRRAKFSSMSMLYELHNQGQDKFVYTCNNCKSHVETRYHCTVCDDFDLCVSCKDKDGHPHPMEKLGFDLDDGSSPADAKQTNPQEARKLSIQRCIQSLVHACQCRDANCRLPSCQKMKRVVMHTKNCKRKTNGGCPICKQLIALCCYHAKHCQETKCLVPFCSNIKHKIKQQQLQQRLQQAQLLRRRMAVMNTRPTGPVAAMQAGQQTSNVAMATGVAMKPGVSTSNLPSPHQPGIGLKPGTQTPPAHVLQVVKQVQEEAARQQAPHVGYGKVTPGAGVGVGVGVGQTGGVMPPPQMQRPLPVQMPNPGGTHLIPMDQWTPSRYQPNAVMQQNPNLARQQTPQQLMQQQQQHQAQPGMGMSAQMPRQPGVIGPVGQVGPQPNMQKHALQQLMQTLRSPQSTEQQAQILQILKSNPPLMAAFIKQRALVHQQQPGQHGGGVGGPLGPNQPQQQQQPGLQHMMSQQQQPQQQQQQQQPQQQGRLQIQTMLTPQAQQQQQPVQQQTQWYKQQMLVQQMQRQQQAQQQQQQQQQQQQQQQQQQQQQQQQQQQQQQQQQQQQQPFTQPPAPPYGQQRPIRPSLLGNYIPRNSVEGHVLRSILSKQQRLQNSFPGYGGFNEQGYGQPGLKPTPPPVPSPQGVMGPPGISVQQQLMQSVRSPPPIRSPQPNPSPRPVPSPRNQPVPSPRSGPVPSPHHHPPHGTPTHSPAHELGGGPSEMMLSQLSGGAGAPTGHPAAMPHHPSPAPAPTNGGADANEVTPMTPQDQLSKFVEGL; from the exons ATGGCCGACCACCTGGTGGACGGCCCTCCGCCGAAGCGGCCGAAACTCGATCCGTTTCAGGGGCCATCAGACTCGACGG TGGGTATGGCGCCTTTAATGATGCACCATGCTTATACGAACTACGGGGGAGGTGGCAGTAACATTCAACAAATACAGGGTCCACCGCAGCAGCTACATCTGCAACAGCATCAGATGCAACAGTGGAACAACTCGCTCCAAAAACGAA ATTACATAACAAACCCAGACACAATgtttgatattgaaaatgatCTTCCTGATGACTTGCTGTCGTCTGGATCTTGGGGTTCCGCGACCGAGAGTACCAAGCCACCGGCAACCGGTCCAGGTCCAGGGCAGCAAAACGGTGCTCTCGACTCGGAACTCAGGCAACATGTACAGCAACAACAACTCTCTCATCATCTCATTCAGCAGCAGGTATGCGTCAAG GGCAACAAAAACTTGGTGGCGAATTCCTTGGTAATGGCTGCCGGAACATTGGGGAACAAAAGTCCGAATATGCAATCTCCGCCGAATGTTTCCGTCTCCAAAGGGGTGGTCGATCCGCAGATGGTCGTGAGTCTCGGTAATCTGCCGAGCAGTATAGCTAGTTCGTTGGCGAACAATCAAATGTCTATCGCGAATTCGATGGGCAGTTTGCAATCATCCATGAGCATGGCCGGAAGTAACCCCGCGATGTCCATGCCGGGCGGCATGAATTCCGGCTTAGTGATGACTAGTACTGCCAGCGGGAACAATAATATGGGCGGCATGGCTGGGGGAAGCTTAATAGTAACCAACAGTTTGAACAAACAACCTTTAAATACA GTAACCATGATGGGCCCTAATACTCAAGCGATACATCATCCTAGCGGACCTCAGGGGGTCACGCAAATGCAAAATGGTCCCGGGATGATGAACACGAGGGCTGTGGCGatgcagcagcaacaacaggcGCATATGGTCGGCCCGGCGAGAGGGCAGAGTCCTCATCAACAAGTCCATCAAGTTGGCATTGTCGGGCCGAATCAAGGCCCGCGAATGCAGGGTCCACCTAATATGGCGAATATGCCAAACATGGGGCAAATAGGTGCATCGAGTCCGTACGGATATG gTAATCCAAGTTCTGGTGGACCAGGACCAGGAGTAACTGTATGCGCCAATAATCCCATAGGTGTTGTCAAGCCGCAACAGAAAGGAGTGGGGACGAATATGACCGCCATGCAAGCAGCTGCTGCCAGTAGATTCACCGGAACCGCCGGTCCGATCGGCACCCCAAACGTCGTCGGTGGTCAAGAGGGTGGAACAGCGACGCAACAGGCGCAGCCATCCGCGCCGAGTCCGGCTCAACCTCAATCTGGAGCGCCGACCGGAGGACAGCCCGGTCCACAACAAGCTACTCAAGGGCAGATGACTGGCACTGGTGCTCCGACAG GACCTACGAAATCCACGCCTGATCCCGAAAAATGCAGACTTATTCAGCAACAATTGGTATTACTTTTACACGCTCATAAGTGTCAACGGCGCGAGAACGCGCAAGCGAACGGCGAGATACGACAATGCAACTTACCAGACtgtaaaacaatgaaaaatgttttgaatcACATGACGAGCTGTCAAGCCGGCAAAAATTGTACTGTTGCACACTGTAGCATGTCCAGGCAGATCATTAGCCATTGGAAGCATTGTAATCGAGGCGATTGTCCGGTCTGCTTGCCGATAAAACAAGCGAACAAAAACAGGACTAACTCTGTACAAG TTTCTGCAATTCAACCAAATAATCAGCCAAATCCAAGTCCATCTGAGATGAGAAGGGCTTATGATGCTTTAGGTATTCAGTGTCCGACAACAACACCGGGACTCCTGCCCGGCCAAGGCGTTGGCAGAGGCGTTAGAATGCCAGCGCCTGGCATGGCAGGTCCCCCAGGGACGCTGGGCAATGTTAGATTACCGCAACCTCAAACACAAA gTGTATACACGAAACAAGAAGCGAAGGGAGCTGTGTATGTTTCAGCTGCGTCTGGACAGTCCGTAGTCGGTGCTGGGCAACAAGTAGTCGCTCCAAACGTATCTCTTCCTTTAAATTCCGATCCTAGTACGGTCGGGGTAGCCGGCAATCAGACGGCACCGACGACCGGATCCACGTCCGCCGCGGCGGCCGCCGCCGCTAATATACAGCAGTCCGTCAATATGCAAACGTTATTCGGATTAAACGAATCTGGACAACCGAGCGTGATAGGCGCGGAGAATAGATTAGCGAATTTGCAGCTTCCACCTGGTTGTGTTCCGCCTGGTCAGGTGACGGCTCAGCCAGTGCAAGGAACAAAGGAGTGGCATCTGTCCGTTACTCCGGATCTCAGGAATCACCTCGTTCATAAATT GGTCCAAGCGATATTCCCAACTCCCGATCCGCAAGCCATGCTCGATAAAAGAATGCACAACTTGGTTGCATACGCGAGAAAAGTGGAGGGTGATATGTATGAAATGGCTAATTCGCGTTCGgaatattatcatttattagcCGAAAAGATTTATAAGATTCAGAAGGAACTCG tttttaattatgtactcaaattaagaaatatgGTAAGAGAATCACGACTAAATGATTTCTCGACAACAGATGAGAAACGACAAAAACGGAAGGAACAGCAACAATTGCAACAAgcgcaacagcagcagcaacaaccaCAACCGCCACAACCAGCAGGCACATCCGGTCCTGGATTAAGGCCATGCGCACCTCCCAATGTTGGAGCTGTTTTACCAGGGTCATCGAAACCCGTCGGAACAGTACCACCTACTCTACGGAGTCATTCGCCAAGTATGGGTCAACTCGGAACGATACCAGCGATGGCCATTCAACAACACAGCAGAATGCAGTTTCCTCAGCAACAACAAgctcagcagcagcagcaagctcaacagcagcaacagcagcagcagcaagtTCAAGCTCAGCAGCAGatacaacagcagcagcagcaacaacaacagcaaGGCATCTTAGTGGGTCCTCCCGGTCCCAGTCCGAATGGACAGTCTACATCCAACACTAATATGGTACCGAATCCCGGCCTCAGCCCATTCGGACAGCCTCAGATGTCTCAGGCTAATCTCACGACCACCACCGCGTCCAACAATGCGATGACTAGTCAATTCTCGACGTCCAACGGTACGGCCACCGGTTTACCCAACACCTCTCCCATCCAAAATCAGCATCAATTCCCCGACCTGATGAAGGTCCGATTGGCACAAGCTCAGGTTCAGGCTGcgcaacagcaacaacagcaacagcagcagcagcaacaacaacagcagcaacaacaacaacaacaacaacaatcGCAGAATCAGCAGTCGCAACCAGCGAGCACTCCGAGTCAGGTCGGCACTCCGGTATCGTCGATCCCGCAAGCACCGTCGCCGTTCAGCGGCATGCAGCAACCAAGCgcgcaacagcagcagcaacaacagccgCCGAATCAGCAGTTCCCCACGCGACCATTGTCAGCCTCGACGCCCAATGACAACGGCATTGCCGCGTCGACGCCGCAAACGATACCGCCGCCTGCGTCAAGCGGACCGAGTCCAACGGGCAGTGTAtccgcgacgacgacgggaaCGACGAACGGACCTCAGTCGACCACCTCCACGCCGAACACGCCGCTCGTACCATCGCTAATGACACCGAATCAGACGGTATCGTCCGCGTCCAACCAAACGCCGCCGCATTCGGGCCCCACCCCGTCCCCGGCCGGTCTCGCGAGTCTCGGCAAAGGTATGACCTCGCAAGAACGGGCGGCGTTGAATACTCCGCGCAACACATCCATGTCCTCGCAGATGGCCGCCATCACGGCGGCATTGGATCGTGATAACTCTCCGAGTCCACCGATGAGCAACAACAAGGGCAAATTGGACTCCATTAAAGAGGAGGTCACCATAAAAATGGAGATCAAGCAGGAGCCGGAGGAGCCGCAGAATCATCGAATGGACGGCGGTAAGAGCGTGAATAACGAGATCATCATTAAGACCGAGCCGAAGACCGAGCCGATGGAGGAAGGTTCGAATGAGGCGATCGTGAAGGAAGAGCCTGCTAGCATCAAGGAGGAGAGTATGACGCCGGTGTCCAGTCAAGACGCGTCCGCGTCCGATATCAAGCCGATGGTGCCAGAACCGATacagccgagcggcacgtccACCGACAAGAAGAAGTGCTTGTTCAAACCGGACGAATTGCGTCAGGCGTTGATGCCGACGTTGGAGAAGCTATACCGACAGGATCCCGAGTCCATACCGTTTCGGCAACCCGTGGATCCCCAAGCGCTGGGTATACCGGATTATCCGACCATCGTGAAGAAGCCGATGGATCTGTCGACGATCAAGAAGAAACTCGACACGGAAAAGTACAGCGATCCGTGGGAGTACGTTGACGACGTGTGGATGATGTTCGACAACGCTTGGCTCTACAACCGCAAGACTTCTCGAGTCTACAGATACTGCACCAAG CTTTCGGAAGTGTTCGAGCAAGAGATAGATCCTGTAATGCAGGCTTTGGGATATTGTTGCGGCAGGAAGTACACGTTCAATCCGCAGGTGCTCTGCTGTTACGGCAAGCAGCTTTGCACGATACCCAGGGATGCGAAATATTATTCGTACCAGAACAG CAGTCTAAAGGGAATTGGTCTTCTGTCCGACAGATACACCTTCTGTCAGAAATGTTTCAACGACATTCCTGGTGACACAGTGACGTTGGGAGATGATCCAACACAGCCTCAAAC TGCCATCAAAAAGGAACAGTTCCAAGAGATGAAGAATGACCATTTAGAATTGGAACCTTTTGTAACCTGTACAGACTGTGGTAGGAGAGTGCACCAAATTTGTGTGCTCCATATGGAAACCATCTGGCCCTTAgg atttACCTGTGATAattgtttgaagaaaaagggaCAGAAACGcaaagagaataaatttaacgCCAAACGATTGCCCGTGACGAAGCTCGGCACATATATCGAGACGCGCGTGAATAATTTCCTAAAGAAAAAGGAAGCGGGCGCCGGTGAGGTAGCTATTAGAGTGGTCGCGTCCAGCGACAAAGTGGTCGAGGTTAAACCCGGCATGCGAAGTAGATTTGTTGAGAACGGCGACATGCCCGGCGAATTTCCTTACCGCGCGAAAGCGTTGTTTGCATTTGAGGAGGTCGACGGCACCGACGTCTGTTTTTTCGGCATGCATGTGCAAGAATACGGAAGCGAGTGCACACCGCCGAACACCAGACGGGTTTACATCGCATATTTGGACTCGGTCCACTTCTTCCGGCCTAGACAATTCCGAACGGCTGTGTATCATGAGATTCTTCTCGGATATCTCGATTATGCGAAGCAACTTGG ATATACGATGGCTCACATTTGGGCGTGTCCACCTTCCGAAGGTGACGATTATATCTTCCACTGCCATCCCGCAGAACAAAAAATACCAAAGCCTAAACGATTGCAGGAATGGTATAAGAAGATGCTGGACAAGGGAATGGTTGAGAGAATCGTTCTCGACTATAAG GATATCTTAAAACAAGCTATGGAAGATAGGCTTTCGTCTGCGGCGGACTTGCCATATTTTGAAGGCGATTTCTGGCCCAACGTTCTGGAGGAAAGTATTAAAGAATTAGAtcaggaagaggaagagaagcGCAAACAAGCTGAAGCAGCAGAAGCCGCTGCTGCAGCAGCAAATGCG ATTTTTTCGCTCTCCGAGGATTCGGAAACTCCAGACGGTAAAAAGAAAGGTCAGAAGAAGGCGAAGAAATCCAACAAGTCCAAAGCGAATCAAAGGAAGAATAGCAAGAAATCGAATACTCCTCAAACCGGCAACGATCTGTCTGCCAAAATCTTTGCGACTATGGAAAAGCACAAAGAAGTATTTTTCGTCATCAGGCTACATAGCGCGCAAAGTGCAGCCAGTTTAGCG CCGATCCAAGACCCCGATCCTGTTATCAATTGTGATCTCATGGATGGCCGTGACGCTTTCCTGACGATGGCTAGAGAAAGGCATTACGAGTTTTCATCACTTAGAAGGGCGAAATTCAGTTCCATGTCCATGCTTTATGAATTACACAATCAAGGCCAAGACAAGTTTGTTTACACTTGCAATAACTGCAAAAGCCATGTGGAGACCAGATACCATTGTACAGTTTGTGAT GATTTCGATTTATGTGTAAGTTGTAAAGATAAAGATGGTCATCCGCATCCTATGGAGAAACTTGGCTTTGATTTGGATGATGGTTCGTCACCGGCTGACGCCAAACAAACGAATCCACAG GAGGCCCGAAAACTGTCGATACAGAGATGCATTCAATCGTTGGTGCATGCATGTCAATGCAGAGACGCGAATTGTCGTCTGCCTAGCTGTCAGAAGATGAAGCGAGTGGTGATGCATACGAAGAACTGTAAGAGAAAGACCAATGGTGGCTGCCCGATATGTAAACAATTGATTGCTCTCTGCTGCTATCACGCGAAACACTGCCAAGAGACCAAGTGTCTTGTTCCGTTCTGCTCCAACATCAAACATAAGATAAAACAGCAGCAATTGCAACAACGACTGCAGCAGGCACAACTACTCAG GAGGCGAATGGCTGTGATGAACACGAGGCCGACCGGACCTGTGGCCGCAATGCAGGCCGGCCAACAAACCTCGAATGTCGCCATGGCGACCGGAGTTGCCATGAAACCGGGCGTCAGTACCTCGAATCTACCGTCGCCGCATCAACCGGGTATTGGGTTGAAGCCCGGTACGCAAACGCCTCCCGCTCATGTGTTGCAGGTTGTAAAGCAGGTTCAGGAAGAGGCAGCGAGGCAGCAAGCGCCGCACGTTGGCTACGGCAAAGTGACGCCGGGCGCCGGAGTCGGCGTGGGCGTCGGTGTCGGTCAAACCGGCGGCGTTATGCCACCACCGCAGATGCAACGACCATTACCGGTGCAGATGCCGAATCCTGGTGGGACGCATCTCATTCCGATGGATCAGTGGACACCGAG CAGGTACCAGCCGAACGCGGTGATGCAACAAAATCCGAACTTAGCGCGGCAGCAAACGCCGCAACAATTGatgcaacaacagcagcagcatcaGGCTCAACCAGGAATGGGAATGAGTGCGCAAATGCCGCGACAGCCAGGCGTGATTGGGCCGGTTGGACAGGTCGGGCCGCAACCCAATATGCAGAAGCACGCTCTTCAGCAGCTGATGCAGACCCTCAGGAGTCCACAGTCTACTGAACAGCAGGCGCAAATACTTCAAATACTCAAGAGCAATCCGCCGTTGATGGCTGCGTTTATTAAGCAACGG GCACTTGTCCATCAGCAACAACCTGGTCAGCATGGCGGGGGAGTCGGCGGTCCATTGGGTCCTAATCAACcccaacaacaacaacaacctGGTTTGCAGCATATGATGTCCCAACAGCAACagccgcagcagcagcagcagcaacagcaaccgCAGCAGCAGGGCAGATTGCAGATACAGACGATGCTGACGCCGCAggcgcagcagcagcagcagccggtGCAGCAACAGACGCAATGGTACAAGCAGCAGATGCTGGTGCAGCAGATGCAGAGGCAACAACAGGCccaacagcaacagcagcagcagcagcagcagcagcaacaacagcagcagcagcagcagcagcagcagcagcagcagcagcagcagcagcaacagcagcagcagcagcagcagccatTCACTCAACCGCCGGCGCCGCCGTATGGTCAACAACGACCGATACGGCCGTCGCTTCTCGGTAATTACATTCCTCGTAATTCCGTAGAGGGGCACGTATTACGAAGCATCTTGTCGAAGCAACAGCGCTTACAAAACTCCTTCCCAGGTTATGGCGGTTTCAACGAGCAAGGCTATGGTCAGCCGGGTCTGAAACCCACGCCACCGCCTGTACCCTCGCCGCAAGGCGTCATGGGCCCACCTGGGATCTCGGTGCAGCAACAACTGATGCAATCGGTCCGTTCGCCGCCGCCCATCCGTTCTCCACAGCCCAACCCCTCACCGCGGCCTGTTCCCTCTCCTCGTAATCAGCCGGTACCGTCGCCGCGGTCGGGTCCGGTGCCGTCGCCGCACCACCATCCGCCCCACGGCACACCCACACATTCGCCGGCACACGAGCTCGGTGGCGGTCCTAGCGAGATGATGCTCTCGCAACTAAGCGGTGGTGCTGGTGCACCCACTGGCCATCCCGCGGCCATGCCCCACCATCCCTCGCCAGCGCCGGCGCCCACGAACGGTGGTGCGGACGCTAACGAGGTGACGCCGATGACGCCACAGGATCAACTCTCCAAATTCGTCGAGGGGTTGTAG